A part of Toxotes jaculatrix isolate fToxJac2 chromosome 24, fToxJac2.pri, whole genome shotgun sequence genomic DNA contains:
- the LOC121178132 gene encoding transmembrane protein 47-like, whose product MSSAVTETEESARSSPLTPLKLVGLVCVFLALCLDVGAVMSPAWVTADDQYYLSLWESCWKPTSTENWQCSSTLGSDWQVATLALLLGGGALVLMSFLVALVAVCIGTRRRFYAPVAFMLFAAVVLQACSLVLYPIKFIESISLRIYHEFNWGYGLAWGGTIFSFGGGILYCLNPKNYEEYY is encoded by the exons ATGTCCTCTGCTGTCACCGAGACGGAGGAGTCGGCGCGCAGTTCCCCGCTGACGCCGCTGAAGCTGGTCGGGCTGGTGTGCGTCTTCCTGGCGCTCTGCCTGGATGTGGGAGCCGTGATGAGCCCGGCGTGGGTGACCGCCGACGACCAGTACTACCTGTCTCTGTGGGAGTCCTGCTGGAAACCTACGAGCACCGAGAACTGGCAGTGCAGCAGCACGCTGGGCTCAG ACTGGCAGGTTGCTACCCTGGCCCTGTTGCTAGGGGGCGGGGCCCTGGTGCTGATGTCATTCCTGGTCGCTCTGGTTGCCGTGTGCATCGGCACGAGACGGCGATTTTACGCACCCGTCGCTTTTATGCTCTTCGCTGCAG TCGTCCTCCAGGCCTGCAGTTTGGTCCTCTACCCCATCAAGTTCATCGAGAGCATCAGCCTGAGAATCTACCACGAGTTCAACTGGGGCTACGGCCTGGCCTGGGGGGGGACCATCTTCTCCTTTGGCGGGGGAATCCTGTACTGCCTCAACCCCAAGAACTATGAGGAGTACTACTAG